The Stigmatella ashevillena genomic sequence GCGAACGAGAAGGCCCGGGTGTAGGCCCGCAAGGACTTGCAACCCTCCCTCGCTGCCCGCTCCAACTCCCGTACTCCAGGGGCCCGGCCGCCCGTCACTCGCTCCCACGCCGCGAGATACACCTCTGTGACCATGCGTAACCCACCGACGATAAGGCAGTTCACCGGCTTTCTGCCCCTCATCAGCGCCAACCCCCTGGCCGCCATCTCGAGCGCGCGCTCCCGCTGCCCACCCTGCAGCAGGGCCAGGGACAGCGGGCCGTAGAGCAGGGTTGTCTCCGTGGAACTCGCATGGGACTCGCACCAGGGCAGCACCTGCTCCAGCTCGCGGATGGCCTCCGCGCTACGGCCCAGACGAACGAGGCAGCGCGCCCGCAGCAACGGTCCCCAGTACGAGGGCTGCTCGGCATTGCGCCTTCGCGCGGAGAGCTCGAGCTCATGCGAGATCTCGACCCCTCGACGGAAACCTCCCTGGTAGTAGAACGCATTCAACAACATGCTGCAGCCCTGCTCGAATTGGCGGAAATCCCTGGCGGTGCTGGCAAGCCCCCGGGCCTGTTCCGCCCAGGCCTCCGCCTCCCTCCACCGGGCCTGGCTGATGCCACAGACCACACGGCGCACCAGCACGTAGATCAAGCTGTCCGTGCTCTCCACTCGCTTGGCCGTGGTCACGGCTCGCTCGCACCAGTCGTTCACCATCGACCGCAGGCCAGGGATGGCGTTCAGGATTGTCGCCATGATGATGTAGGCGCGCGCCAGGTCTGGTGAAGGTCCCGCGGGCTCCAGCAGGTTGACCAACCGGAGCGCCGACCAGATCACGCGTACGGCATCCTGCTGGAAGACATAAATCTCATTGAGTCTTGTCGTCAGATGCCCGGCCTCGATGCGCAGCTTGCGGCGCTCGGGCGACTGCTCCTCGAAGGACTCGGGCGTGACCGCCTGCGCGAGCCGCACGAGCAGCTCGCGTGCGAGGCGCAGGCGCCAAGCCTTGGGGCTCTTGGGCAACGGCCAGCCTAGGTTCTCCAGGTTCTGTCCAACATGCGTGACGCAGGAGGCCATGTCGCCGATGAGGTAGAAGGACTCTGCCAGCCGCCCCTGCAGGTGTCCGATGTGGATCGCCTGTGCGGCCTTCGCCTGGGCAATCTCCAGGGCCCGCTGGAAATAGGGGATGGCCGCATGGCAGGCATAGACAGACATGGCCTGCTCCCCTGCCCGCTCCGCGTAGTGGGCCTCCCGCTCCGTGTTACCTGCCTGGCCCCAGTGGTAGGCGAGCGCCGCCAGCCACTCGGAGGCGTTGGGGTACGCTGCCTCGATGCAGAGCGCCGCCCGGCGGTGCAGCTCTCGCGCCTTCTCCCCTGACAGGCTGGCCAGTGTGCCCTCTCGCAGCTTGTCGTGGGCGAAACGCCACCGCCCTTCCGCGAAGTCCAGCACCGCGGCGCCCGCGCAGTCTTCCAGCCACCGATCCAAGTCCTCCTCGGGCGCGCTGGCCCTCAGCACCTGAAGGTCCAGGTGGCGGCCCACCACCGCCGCCAGCTGTAGCAGTTCGCGCGCCGGAGCCGGCACCCTGTCCAGTCGCCGCTGGATGATCTGCCGCACGCCTCCGGCGAAGACCCGCTCCGGCAGGGGCGCGGCCCCAATCCTATCCAACTGCCCCGCCTCCTCCGCCAGCGCGCGCACCACCTCTACCAGGAAGAAGGGGTTGCCCTCCGTCTCTCGCCGGAGCAACTCCAGCACCTGCGGCGCACGGCCGGCCTCGCCGATCATCGACTCGCTCAGGTGCGCCATCTCCTCCGCCCCAAGCCGCGGCACGCCCAGCACCCGCATGGCCGGCAGCTCCTGGGAAAGCCCGGGCTGCTCGTCGTCGCGGTACGTGGCGACCACCAGCAGCGGCAGCGTGGCCGCGCACGCCGACAGCCGCGCCAATAGCCGCTTGGACTCGGCACGCCCCCACTGCAAGTCCTCGAGGATCAACAGGGTCGGCTGGCCGAGTCGCTCGAAGAGTGCCTCCACCACGCCCATCAGACGCTCCTGGGCAATGTCACCGCCGACCTCCAGCACTTCCGGCACCTGCCTCTGCAGCAGCGCCTCCAGATTCGGCACCAGGGACTTGAGCACGCTGGCCTCGAAGTCGCTCGGCCCGGACAGCAGCGCCAGCCAGGGCAGCACCGACCGGAAGTCCTCATACGGGCTGCCTCCGCTGCTGACGGCTTGGCCCCGCAGCACCACAGCCCCCCGCACCATGGCCAGCGTGCGAATCTCTTCCACCAGCCGCGACTTGCCCACCCCGCTCTCTCCGCCCACCAGCCACGCCTCGCCCTGACCGGCCAACGCCCGCTCCAGCGCCTGCTCCAACAGCTCGCGCTCGCGTTCCCGGCCCACGAAGCGTGCCGACCGCAGGTAGCTCTCGCGCGTGGCCTGGGTCTCGAACTGGACCTGCTGGCCGACCATCTCCCGCAGGTCCTTCAGCACCTCTTCGGCACGCGTGTAGCGCTCGCGCCGGTCTGCCACCATCAGTCGTTGGAGGAGCTTCGCCAAGCGTGGCTCTGACTCCTGGGCCCCCGCCCCCATGCGCTGCACCATCACCCCCACACTGTACAGATCCGAAGCCTCCGAGGCCGACTCTCCCTGGAAGAGCTCGGGTGCGATGTACCCCGGCGTGCCCGCCGTCCCGTGCGGCTCGCCTCGCTCGCGTGCCAGAGCCAGGCCAAAATCCAGCACTTTCACCTGCCCGTCCACCACCAGCACGTTGGCCGGCTTCAGGTCCCGGTGGATGAAGCCCCGGCGATGCATGTACGCGAGCGCTTGCAGCAGCTGCACCAGCAGGTCGATCTGCACCCTGGGCGCCTGGCCCCGCCCCGCCTCCAACAGCGTCTTCGCCCCCGCCAGCAGTTCCATGGTGAGGTAGGGCCGCTGCTCCTCATCGAACCCGTAATCCAGCACGTGGATGACGTGAGGGTGGCGCAGCGAGGTGAGCGCCTTGAACTCGGCGGCCAGGTCCCGCGCCATCTCACGCGAGGTGGTCACCGTGGTGGCATTCCACGAGGCCTCTTGTGCCAAGCTCCCCAGCGAGCGATGCAACCGTTTGAGTGCAATGGACCCGCCCAGCCGATCCAAGGCGCGGTACACAGTCCCCATGCCTCCGCGACCGACGACTTCCAGGAGTTGGTAGCGGCGGCCCACCAGTGAGTCCTGCGCGCTGACTCCCGTGACCTCTACCTTCTCGGTCCCCAAGTGTTGCATTCGTCTCCAACGTGAGGCTCTCTGCCTCTGACCTGGGTTTTCTCGGCCCGGAACGTGTCGTTCGATACGGACAGGACTCTACCGGGGCGCCTGCCGGAGCGCATCCGCGCCAAGCCTCCATTCCAGGTCCCTGCTCGGCACACAAATGCGGGCTTTCTCAGGCCGATGTTGCGGCGTGTGTCGGCCTCTACGCTCAGGGCCAGTTGCACCGTCACTTCAAGCGCATCATCGGCGTGACGCCAGGTGCGTACGCCCGCGCCGTTCGCTGAACAGGCACGGGCCTGATGAGGCTGCCTGCCTGGCTCCGTATTTCTGACGCGGAAGAGCCTATCGAGTGCTCTCCTTTGCAACAACCTGAACCGGGAGCGGACAGGCCGCGAGCACCGTGGCCAGGTCCGCCGCTCCCGAAGCGATGCGGGTCATCACACGCGGCGCACAGGCTTGCTGGTTCAGCCTCAGCGAGTTGTGTCCACCGGTGAGGGTCACGAACTGAGCCGCCTTGCCACTGTGGTTGTCACAGTCATAGCTCCCCCTCCCCTCTTCTGCTCTGTTTCTCACAAGGGCTCGCGACTGGACGACAGCCGCGCGCTTGGCCGGATCGGGGGTAACGCTGGCAGAGAGCAACTGCAGGTTTGGGGCGAGCACCGCAGGCGAAACCTCCATGAGCAACATGAGGATGTGTGTCCAATCCTAAGCTCGATGGCCCAAGGCTCGGGTCTGGCTGGAGACGGGGCGGTCAATCCGCTGAATCTCCGGGGAGCCACAGTGTTCGGGAAGGGAACCGGTGAGTGCCAGTTCAGGCCTGTTGTCGCGGCTGGAGGTGCTGTCACATGCGGTGGCGGCGACAAAGGACACCAACAGCAGGGCACGCTGGCGCGAAGTCATGGCCGAGAGATTGAAGACCCCTTCAACCACAAACAAGAGCATTGAAGACAATCTTGGCTCATCCACGCATGTTCATCGTGGGGCTGAAGCGCAGGGACATCCCCACCTCCGTGCCCCGCACGAGGGTGAAGCTCACGAAGGCTCCGCGGTCAGCCATCGTCTGTGCGGCTGCCGTCCCCGTGAACAGCAACGCGAGCGCGCAGCCCGCCTGGAGCAGCGGGTTAACGGCGGGAGGCAGGTTCTGCCGAAGGAAGGGCTCCGCGCGAGGCTCCCAGGTGACTCGTCCATGCCAGAGTGATTCAGCGCGAGCAGGGCCAGGGGAATACGAACCCGAAGGATTCCCACGAGCGCGCACCCCGCGTCATGGAGGTTTTCGACAACCGAGCCCTCGCCCAAGCGCTCCACCAGTTCACTCACTGTCGCCCGGGCCCCATGAGCGAGGAAAACCTCCCGCGCGGCGTCGAGAATGTCTTCGCCGCGAATGGAGACGGGGCGGGCCATGGGGTCATCGAGTGTGTACTCAAATACGCTACAGTCGAAGGTCCCCTGGGAGTCAATCGGCGACGGAGGAACAGCAGGACGTGGTTCTTGACGGCCGCCAGGGTCCTCTTCTTGGATGCAGTGTGGAGAACGGCCCATGCAGGTTGAGACCATCGTCTGGGACATGACTTATGCGTGTTCCCTGCGCTGCATCCATTGCTACTCAGAATCTGGGAGGCGGCCAGCAGGAGCGCGGCGGGAGGAGGTGCTGCGGATCGCCGAGGAGATTGCCCGGGTGAAGCCGCGGGACGTGGCGCTCAGTGGGGGAGAGCCCTTCCTGGCCCCGGGATGGGAGGAGGCGGTTCAGTGTCTCCATAGCGCGGGCATCGCGGTGAGCGTGTATGTCAGCGGTTGGCTCATGGACGAGGCCCTCGCGGAAAGGCTTGCGGGCACCATGACCCGGGTGTGCGTGAGTGTGGACGGCGCCCGGGCGAGCACCCACGACGCGATCCGGGGCCGTGAGGGTTCCTTCGAGCGGGCCATGGTGGCGCTGGAGCTGCTCGCGCATCAGAAACGGGAACGCTTGGCCCGTGGGGAGCCCTGTTACTCGCTGGAGGTCGAGATGACCGTCATGCGAAGCAACCTCGCGGAGACGGAGCTCCTGGTCCAGGAGCTGTCCAGACGTTTTCCCGGCCTGGATGGCCTTCGGCTGGGCATGGCGATTCCGGGCGGGTTGGCGGCCGATGAAGACTTCGAGGAGCGCGAGCTGCTCACCGACGCGGAGAGCCTGGCACTCCTGGCCAGCAAGCCCCGGCTGGCCGCATTGGCCTCCTCCGGCGTGCGGGTGGCGGTGACCGACGTG encodes the following:
- a CDS encoding serine/threonine-protein kinase codes for the protein MQHLGTEKVEVTGVSAQDSLVGRRYQLLEVVGRGGMGTVYRALDRLGGSIALKRLHRSLGSLAQEASWNATTVTTSREMARDLAAEFKALTSLRHPHVIHVLDYGFDEEQRPYLTMELLAGAKTLLEAGRGQAPRVQIDLLVQLLQALAYMHRRGFIHRDLKPANVLVVDGQVKVLDFGLALARERGEPHGTAGTPGYIAPELFQGESASEASDLYSVGVMVQRMGAGAQESEPRLAKLLQRLMVADRRERYTRAEEVLKDLREMVGQQVQFETQATRESYLRSARFVGRERERELLEQALERALAGQGEAWLVGGESGVGKSRLVEEIRTLAMVRGAVVLRGQAVSSGGSPYEDFRSVLPWLALLSGPSDFEASVLKSLVPNLEALLQRQVPEVLEVGGDIAQERLMGVVEALFERLGQPTLLILEDLQWGRAESKRLLARLSACAATLPLLVVATYRDDEQPGLSQELPAMRVLGVPRLGAEEMAHLSESMIGEAGRAPQVLELLRRETEGNPFFLVEVVRALAEEAGQLDRIGAAPLPERVFAGGVRQIIQRRLDRVPAPARELLQLAAVVGRHLDLQVLRASAPEEDLDRWLEDCAGAAVLDFAEGRWRFAHDKLREGTLASLSGEKARELHRRAALCIEAAYPNASEWLAALAYHWGQAGNTEREAHYAERAGEQAMSVYACHAAIPYFQRALEIAQAKAAQAIHIGHLQGRLAESFYLIGDMASCVTHVGQNLENLGWPLPKSPKAWRLRLARELLVRLAQAVTPESFEEQSPERRKLRIEAGHLTTRLNEIYVFQQDAVRVIWSALRLVNLLEPAGPSPDLARAYIIMATILNAIPGLRSMVNDWCERAVTTAKRVESTDSLIYVLVRRVVCGISQARWREAEAWAEQARGLASTARDFRQFEQGCSMLLNAFYYQGGFRRGVEISHELELSARRRNAEQPSYWGPLLRARCLVRLGRSAEAIRELEQVLPWCESHASSTETTLLYGPLSLALLQGGQRERALEMAARGLALMRGRKPVNCLIVGGLRMVTEVYLAAWERVTGGRAPGVRELERAAREGCKSLRAYTRAFSFAEPFSLLCDGQEAWLLGRTEVARRTWQRCAERAVELAMPYEEGRARLEQGRHLAPEAPERKAHLLRARELFQRLEAVGDLARAEAELARVGNP
- a CDS encoding radical SAM protein — its product is MQVETIVWDMTYACSLRCIHCYSESGRRPAGARREEVLRIAEEIARVKPRDVALSGGEPFLAPGWEEAVQCLHSAGIAVSVYVSGWLMDEALAERLAGTMTRVCVSVDGARASTHDAIRGREGSFERAMVALELLAHQKRERLARGEPCYSLEVEMTVMRSNLAETELLVQELSRRFPGLDGLRLGMAIPGGLAADEDFEERELLTDAESLALLASKPRLAALASSGVRVAVTDVRPLFAQREPGAPRLPMAHLEPDGQLRAFETCEAKVGNVLEEPFEVLWERALAWRGEAFVVEQFGAIRSLRDWARASRALDQRFGSAEDLARIARRPRRTLSSGPPGSGYSR